The Myxococcus virescens DNA segment ATCCCGCGCACCCCGCGACGTCGGAGCGCGCGGGCCTGGCCATCCGCGCGGCCGTGGTGGCGTGTGGGCTGCACGAAGGCGTGTTCTCGCTCCTGTTCGACGCGGGCACGGAGGTGGGCGCCTCGCTCGTGAGTCACCCCGCCATCCGCGCCGTCGGCTTCACGGGCTCGCGTGGCGGAGGACGCGCGCTGATGGCGCTGGCCGCCGCGCGGCCTGTCCCCATTCCCGTCTTCGCAGAGATGGGCTCCATCAACCCCATCTTCCTCCTGCCGGAGGCGCTGGCCGCCCGTCCCCAGGCGATGGCGGACGCGCTGGCCACGTCCATCCTCCAGGGCGCGGGCCAGTTCTGCACCTCGCCTGGCCTGCTCGTGGCGGTAGAGGGCCCGGGGTACGAGGTCTTCCGCGCGCGGCTCGCGGAGAAGCTGGGGGCCGCCTCGGCCGCCCCCATGTTGACGCCCGCCATCGCCGAGCGCTTTCGCGAGGGCGTGAGCCGTCTCGCCGCTCGCACGGACACACGGACCTGTGCGCGGGGTGAGTCGAAGGCCGCGCTGGGTGCTGCCGCGCTGTTCGAGGCGGAGGCCCGCGTGGTGCTCGCCGAGCGCGCGCTCACGGAAGAGGTGTTCGGAAGCTGCGCGGTGCTGACCGTGGCGCGTGACGCGGCGGAGCTGGTGCGCGTGGCCTCCAGGTTGGAAGGCCAGCTCACCGCGACGGTGATGATGGATGCGGGAGACACGGCGCTGGCCGCCGAGCTGCTCCCCACGCTGTCGGACCGCGTGGGCCGCGTGCTGATGAATGGTGTCCCCACGGGCGTGGAGGTCTGCCCGGCCATGGTGCATGGCGGTCCCTTTCCGGCCAGCTCGGATGGCCGCTTCACCGCCGTGGGCACGGGCGCCATCCGCCGCTTCGTGCGGCCGGTGTGCTTCCAGGATGTGCCGGACGCGCTGCTCCCGCCGGAGCTGCGCGAGGCCAATCCCCTGCACCTGTGGCGAACGGTGGAGGGGGTACTGAAGCAGGAGTGACTCCCGGGCGCCCCGTGTTCACCCGGGAGTCACTCCCGGGCTTCACGGCGTCGCGTCGAAGCGGGCCTCCAGCTTCACGCCCGCGAACGCCGCGCGGGACCTCACCATGGCGTAGTAGTAGACGCCGGTCAGCGGCGAGGGGATGTCCACCACCTCGTCGTTGCCGGCCAGATACGGCCGGTAGTCATACGCCGTCGTCGACGGCCACTGGTTGGCGCGGACGTAGAGGTCCGCGTTGCCCGTGCCGCCGCTCATCTGGAAGCGCAGGTTGCGCGCGCCGGCGGGCACCCAGAGGTAGAAGTACTGGATGTTGTCGCCAGCCAGCGGGCCCCGGTAGCAGCCGTTGTCCAGCATCCGGGTGTCCGCGCCCGTGCACGGCGTGCCGGAGCCAGGCCCCGGGCCCGGGTCCGGATTCGCGCAGGTGCTCGGGTCGGTCGCGGTGGAGACGCAGTCAATCCACTGGTGGAACTCCGCGTCGTTCGCCGAGTCCAAGCTGTCCAGCGACGCGCGATACCCGGTGTAGTTCCCCGCGCGGAACTGGCCGACGAAGGTGTCCACCTGCGCCGGGTGACGCTCGAACATGAAGCGCACCGCGAGGTAGCCCCAGTAGTACACGCGCTCGGTGCCACTGTTGTAGTCGTTGCGCAGAATCTGGCTGAGCTGGAAGCTCTTGCTGGTGCCCAGCTCCACCGCGGACGCGTTGTCGTCCTGCTTGGAGATGTACTCCCCCAGCCCTTCAATCCACCAGATGGTGGGCTGGCTGATGCTGTCGCCGAAGTCGCCCTTCATGTTGAAGCGGCCATCCAGGTAGTGGACGTACTCGTGGCGCAGGTTCCAGATTTCGAACGCGGGCCGAACCCACTCCGCCTCGTAGGCGATGAAGCGGGCCTGGTTGCCGGACGCCGCCGGGTCTCCCTCCAGGTACATGCCGCCGTTGTTCGTGTCGATGCCGAACAGCGCGCCGGCATACGTCTGGTAGTCCAGGCTGCTGTCGAAGATGACCATCTCCAGCGACGTGTTGTTGTCACTGGCGACGGGCAGGCGGCCCGTCTTCAGCTTGTCGTGGAAGTAGGACTCCTGCGTGGCGAGCTGGCCGCAGCTCTGCGTGAGCTGCGTGGCCGTCATCTCCTGGGCGCGCATGCGCAGCGTGGCGCCGCAGTTGTGCGTCACGCGGAGCACCGCC contains these protein-coding regions:
- a CDS encoding aldehyde dehydrogenase (NADP(+)); amino-acid sequence: MSWMGLSLIGAERGEPGGPTFTGWNPAEGVALEPRFHGARPQEVERACVLAEQAAPTLAALPSRQRAVFLEHIAEALLAAEADFLAVTPKETGLPPARIQGELGRAAGQFRQFARLLEEGSWVDARIDRALPERRPLPRPDLRSVLRPVGPVAVFGASNFPLAFSVAGGDTASALAAGCPVVAKAHPAHPATSERAGLAIRAAVVACGLHEGVFSLLFDAGTEVGASLVSHPAIRAVGFTGSRGGGRALMALAAARPVPIPVFAEMGSINPIFLLPEALAARPQAMADALATSILQGAGQFCTSPGLLVAVEGPGYEVFRARLAEKLGAASAAPMLTPAIAERFREGVSRLAARTDTRTCARGESKAALGAAALFEAEARVVLAERALTEEVFGSCAVLTVARDAAELVRVASRLEGQLTATVMMDAGDTALAAELLPTLSDRVGRVLMNGVPTGVEVCPAMVHGGPFPASSDGRFTAVGTGAIRRFVRPVCFQDVPDALLPPELREANPLHLWRTVEGVLKQE
- a CDS encoding M9 family metallopeptidase, translated to MRSPIPDWCRCHIVLAICCLALFAPGADARPGGPLPADPAQRVHGLEHAHQRIQPDERQPDVSPEQLRQALTPPAPKRFLLACDTAAFGSATGTALVTLVKGSSTECINTLFSVTGTLARQVFIESKMVTIANALTTSAQGYGGNNNGQTLQLIMFLRAGYYVQYYAPDVVGSYGTALANAIRPALAAFVANSHFRDVNDDHGAVLREFVTLIDSAGENARHLGTFKGLLDRFNNTALASWYMRSATNNVFVGLFRGHYNDAFVAAVQQDPSIIDSLDSFGLRTEHLLGTDNQYLSVNAARELSRFLQYPGTLQTKTRPKVKALITSHSMTGPTAGVWVGAAEMADFYDGANCAYYGICDFRRALEQAVLRVTHNCGATLRMRAQEMTATQLTQSCGQLATQESYFHDKLKTGRLPVASDNNTSLEMVIFDSSLDYQTYAGALFGIDTNNGGMYLEGDPAASGNQARFIAYEAEWVRPAFEIWNLRHEYVHYLDGRFNMKGDFGDSISQPTIWWIEGLGEYISKQDDNASAVELGTSKSFQLSQILRNDYNSGTERVYYWGYLAVRFMFERHPAQVDTFVGQFRAGNYTGYRASLDSLDSANDAEFHQWIDCVSTATDPSTCANPDPGPGPGSGTPCTGADTRMLDNGCYRGPLAGDNIQYFYLWVPAGARNLRFQMSGGTGNADLYVRANQWPSTTAYDYRPYLAGNDEVVDIPSPLTGVYYYAMVRSRAAFAGVKLEARFDATP